Proteins encoded by one window of Flexibacter flexilis DSM 6793:
- a CDS encoding thiolase family protein — protein MQEVYIVSAVRTAIGSFGGMFAGLSATQLGAAAIKGAVEKAGIKPEQVQEVYMGNVVSANLGQAPARQAALGAGLPVNTITTTVNKVCASGTKAIMLASQSIALGQADIIVAGGMESMSNIPYYVPKARYGYKYGHGEFLDGLVRDGLEDVYQKKAMGVFADATAKKYEITREEQDAYAITSYKRAAEATQAGKFKAEIVPVAVPQRKGDPILLTEDEEYKNVSFDKIPGLRAAFTPDGTVTAANASTINDGAAALVLMSKAKAEELGLKPLARVVSYADAEHEPEWFTTAPTVAMPKALKAANLSVSDIDFFEVNEAFAVVTMAFNKVLGVDASKVNVNGGAVALGHPLGCSGARIVTTLVHVLHANGGRYGAAAICNGGGGASAIVIEKL, from the coding sequence ATGCAAGAAGTATATATTGTTTCGGCTGTTCGTACTGCTATCGGCAGTTTTGGCGGAATGTTCGCGGGTCTTTCAGCTACGCAATTGGGCGCGGCTGCTATCAAAGGCGCAGTAGAAAAAGCTGGTATCAAGCCAGAGCAAGTACAAGAAGTTTATATGGGTAATGTGGTTTCGGCTAATTTGGGTCAAGCTCCTGCACGTCAGGCGGCTTTGGGTGCTGGTTTGCCTGTAAATACCATCACCACTACTGTAAATAAAGTGTGTGCTTCGGGTACAAAAGCGATTATGTTGGCTTCTCAAAGCATTGCGCTTGGTCAGGCGGATATTATCGTAGCGGGTGGCATGGAAAGCATGAGCAACATTCCTTATTATGTGCCAAAAGCGCGTTATGGCTACAAATACGGACATGGCGAATTTTTGGACGGTTTGGTACGCGACGGTTTGGAAGACGTGTATCAGAAAAAAGCAATGGGCGTTTTCGCTGATGCCACAGCCAAAAAATACGAAATCACACGCGAAGAGCAAGACGCTTACGCGATTACTTCATACAAACGCGCTGCCGAAGCGACACAAGCAGGCAAATTTAAAGCTGAAATCGTGCCTGTAGCCGTTCCACAACGCAAAGGCGACCCGATTTTGCTTACAGAAGACGAAGAATACAAAAACGTATCTTTTGATAAAATCCCAGGTTTGCGTGCAGCCTTCACACCAGACGGTACTGTTACGGCGGCCAACGCTTCTACAATCAATGACGGCGCAGCCGCTTTGGTATTGATGAGCAAAGCAAAAGCTGAAGAGTTGGGCTTAAAACCATTGGCGCGTGTGGTGTCTTACGCAGACGCAGAGCACGAACCAGAATGGTTTACAACTGCTCCGACGGTGGCTATGCCAAAAGCACTAAAAGCTGCTAATTTGAGCGTTAGCGACATCGACTTCTTTGAAGTAAACGAGGCTTTCGCAGTTGTAACAATGGCATTTAATAAGGTGTTGGGCGTTGATGCTTCTAAAGTGAACGTAAACGGCGGTGCTGTGGCTTTGGGTCACCCATTGGGTTGCTCAGGCGCACGTATCGTAACGACACTCGTACACGTGTTGCACGCCAACGGCGGACGCTATGGCGCGGCTGCTATCTGTAACGGTGGCGGTGGAGCTTCTGCAATTGTTATCGAAAAATTATAA
- a CDS encoding YceD family protein — protein sequence MKTLDKYSIDIFGLSNKRHEYDFEVGNAFFEAFGSELVEKGALQVQVVLDKTETMIVATFSIVGSVELICDRSLESFEQPVSVNQKMIYKFGEEDEDLSDEICIIAKDTHRLNIAQPIYDFIALSLPMKRIHPKFEDTQYPEDAEQEGLLVYSTATAEDDEPTDENNDTPSDEDTIDPRWAALQKLKGREN from the coding sequence GTGAAGACGCTGGATAAATATTCGATTGATATATTTGGGCTTTCTAACAAACGCCACGAATACGACTTTGAAGTCGGCAATGCTTTTTTTGAAGCATTCGGAAGCGAGTTAGTAGAAAAAGGCGCATTGCAAGTGCAGGTTGTTTTGGATAAAACCGAGACAATGATAGTGGCAACGTTTTCAATTGTAGGCTCAGTTGAATTAATTTGCGACCGCAGTTTGGAATCTTTCGAGCAGCCAGTAAGCGTAAATCAAAAAATGATTTATAAATTTGGCGAAGAAGACGAAGATCTTTCAGACGAAATTTGCATTATTGCCAAAGATACGCACCGTCTAAACATTGCGCAGCCGATATACGATTTTATTGCGTTGTCGTTGCCGATGAAGCGGATTCATCCCAAGTTTGAGGATACACAATATCCAGAAGACGCGGAACAAGAAGGTTTGTTGGTGTACAGCACTGCCACGGCAGAAGACGACGAGCCAACCGACGAAAACAACGACACTCCCAGCGATGAGGACACCATTGACCCGCGTTGGGCTGCTTTGCAAAAGCTGAAAGGTCGTGAAAACTAA
- the rpmF gene encoding 50S ribosomal protein L32: MAHPKRKISKTRRDKRRTHYKATERTIAVCANTGEAHLYHRAYVSEGNLFYKGKMIIENYAKTA; the protein is encoded by the coding sequence ATGGCACATCCTAAGAGGAAGATCTCGAAAACGCGCAGAGATAAAAGAAGAACGCACTACAAAGCAACTGAAAGAACAATTGCTGTATGTGCAAACACTGGTGAAGCTCATTTGTACCACAGAGCCTATGTTTCAGAAGGCAACTTGTTCTACAAAGGCAAAATGATTATCGAAAACTACGCAAAAACTGCTTAG